Proteins co-encoded in one Bacillus paramycoides genomic window:
- the glnR gene encoding transcriptional repressor GlnR: protein MKEDRRSAPLFPIGIVMDLTQLSARQIRYYEEHNLVSPTRTKGNRRLFSFNDVDKLLEIKDLLDQGLNMAGIKQVLLMKENQTEAVKVKEETKEISKTELRKILRDELQHTGRFNRTSLRQGDISRFFH from the coding sequence ATGAAAGAAGATAGACGTTCTGCCCCGCTGTTTCCTATTGGTATTGTTATGGATTTAACACAATTGTCTGCACGTCAAATTCGCTACTATGAAGAGCATAATCTTGTTTCTCCAACCCGTACAAAGGGGAATCGTAGGTTATTTTCATTTAACGATGTAGATAAGTTGTTAGAGATTAAAGATTTATTAGATCAAGGCTTGAATATGGCTGGTATTAAACAAGTGTTACTAATGAAAGAAAATCAAACAGAAGCAGTGAAAGTAAAAGAAGAAACGAAAGAAATTTCAAAAACTGAGCTTCGCAAAATACTTCGAGACGAACTACAACATACAGGTAGATTTAATCGAACTTCATTGCGACAAGGTGACATTTCAAGGTTTTTTCACTAA
- the glnA gene encoding type I glutamate--ammonia ligase: MARYTKEDIFRLAKEENVKYIRLQFTDLLGVIKNVEIPVSQLTKALDNKMMFDGSSIEGFVRIEESDMYLYPDLDTWVIFPWTAEKGKVARLICDIYNADGTPFEGDPRNNLKRVLKEMEALGFSDFNLGPEPEFFLFKVDEKGNPTLELNDNGGYFDLAPMDLGENCRRDIVLELEEMGFEIEASHHEVAPGQHEIDFKYANAIRSCDDIQTFKLVVKTIARKHGLHATFMPKPLYGVNGSGMHCNLSLFKNGENVFFDQNGDLQLSDDARHFIAGILKHAPAFTAVANPTVNSYKRLVPGYEAPCYVAWSAQNRSPLVRIPASRGISTRVEVRSVDPAANPYLVMATLLAAGLDGIKNKLTPPAAVDRNIYVMTKEEREEAGIVDLPATLAQALVTLQSNEVVCGALGDHLLEHFIEAKEIEWDIFRTQVHQWERDQYMSLY; the protein is encoded by the coding sequence ATGGCTAGGTACACAAAAGAAGATATTTTCCGTTTGGCGAAAGAAGAGAATGTAAAGTATATCCGCTTACAATTTACGGATCTTTTAGGAGTAATTAAAAACGTAGAAATTCCAGTGAGCCAATTAACAAAAGCTCTTGATAATAAAATGATGTTTGATGGATCTTCTATTGAAGGTTTCGTACGTATTGAAGAATCTGATATGTACTTATATCCAGATTTAGATACTTGGGTTATCTTCCCTTGGACAGCTGAAAAAGGTAAAGTAGCTCGATTAATCTGTGATATTTACAATGCAGATGGTACTCCATTTGAAGGAGATCCACGTAACAACTTAAAACGTGTATTAAAAGAAATGGAAGCTTTAGGATTCTCAGATTTCAATCTTGGACCAGAGCCAGAATTCTTCCTATTCAAAGTAGATGAAAAAGGAAATCCAACATTAGAATTAAATGATAACGGTGGATACTTCGACCTTGCGCCGATGGATCTAGGGGAAAATTGTCGTCGTGATATCGTTCTTGAACTTGAAGAAATGGGCTTTGAAATTGAAGCGTCTCACCATGAGGTTGCTCCAGGGCAGCACGAAATTGATTTCAAATATGCAAATGCAATTCGCTCATGTGATGACATTCAAACATTCAAACTTGTTGTAAAAACAATTGCTCGTAAACACGGTTTACACGCAACGTTTATGCCAAAACCATTATACGGTGTGAACGGTTCAGGTATGCACTGTAACTTATCACTATTCAAAAATGGTGAGAACGTATTCTTCGATCAAAACGGTGATTTACAATTAAGTGATGATGCTCGTCACTTCATCGCAGGTATTTTAAAACACGCACCAGCATTTACAGCGGTAGCAAACCCAACTGTAAACTCTTACAAGCGTTTAGTACCTGGATACGAAGCTCCTTGTTACGTAGCATGGTCTGCACAAAACCGTAGCCCATTAGTACGTATCCCTGCATCACGTGGTATTAGCACACGCGTAGAAGTACGTAGTGTTGACCCAGCTGCAAACCCATATTTAGTAATGGCTACATTATTAGCAGCAGGTCTTGATGGAATTAAAAACAAATTAACTCCACCAGCTGCAGTAGACCGTAACATCTATGTAATGACAAAAGAAGAGCGCGAAGAAGCGGGTATCGTTGATTTACCAGCAACATTAGCGCAAGCTTTAGTTACATTACAATCGAATGAAGTAGTATGTGGTGCACTAGGTGACCATTTACTTGAGCACTTCATTGAAGCGAAAGAAATTGAGTGGGATATTTTCCGCACACAAGTTCACCAATGGGAACGCGATCAGTATATGTCTCTATACTAA